Proteins found in one Herbiconiux sp. A18JL235 genomic segment:
- a CDS encoding LuxR C-terminal-related transcriptional regulator, whose product MRPSQRAEAGVREVIGADRSVRVLTERLLSGESVLLAGAFGSGKSHLAAAVAAELARLGHDPVVVHGSAALRSAPYGALDVAEDDRLEALRPGEQVRQDAPTMIVVDDAHLLDEFSLQLLTRSILRGRSAAVFAVGADPDAGDVPGTPTPLNELWLEGRLHRVDLAPLDPDTSEQLLADFVGAGLLDSVTRRVLHVRAHGSRRLLRELAFDAAAESVAGRDPIAPGRELPAGSRVGDVLAAAVADLDDEQHRALAVVGRLRGIASATACRFIDPVVIDSLVLRGAVHVDDRPDRGLYADPYLAAASTARLATGRLEVALDVIVTRALATPEHPRGAALDRLIAASWHSARPSTPPPESVDPETRRRILAGAAHSANSAGRSDLALAYTAMARRYGDHASLRLEASRARAGLQDFAAAFAELTGIDAAGVAAADLRRIVRWWGSLTTWLPVEGVGASLTAWLEASGIDDPSILCEIEVHRAEAACLAMDWSTAVAVADAVLEVDEVHTLARVRAAIMSAFADTQRGRFEEGLAKLAAADRANRDPVTGRPVSLMVELALLCFEGGAALAAGRAMPAHAQRLRAVTLLAAQRDDRSSLSLAGVAAAVVLGIAAHDPDVTDLELEAALRRLERIELAVWRPLLAYLRVTALARNGRADDARAALDEIDDQLLSHHLIYRYSRETTAAEISHRPVGRRPVETKTSPDTYFPRRRGFARGGGPGERARAGVHPTSSVPPRATVTRPDPAATSAPVGAPAAAPAPAGQGSADEAGQRDGARAMGAVLTERELEVALLVARQLSNKEIAHQLYLSVRTVESHVYTARGKLGARTRRELGRIVAGADESQRSGDAPGGG is encoded by the coding sequence ATGAGGCCGTCACAGCGGGCTGAGGCCGGGGTGCGAGAGGTGATCGGCGCCGACCGCAGCGTGCGCGTGCTGACCGAGCGCCTGCTGTCGGGCGAGAGCGTCCTGCTCGCCGGGGCGTTCGGCTCGGGCAAGAGCCACCTCGCCGCAGCGGTCGCCGCCGAGTTGGCACGGCTCGGTCACGATCCCGTCGTGGTGCACGGTTCCGCCGCCCTGCGCTCCGCGCCGTACGGCGCCCTCGACGTCGCCGAAGACGACCGTCTCGAGGCGCTGAGGCCAGGAGAGCAGGTGCGCCAGGACGCCCCGACGATGATCGTCGTCGACGACGCCCACCTCCTCGACGAGTTCTCGCTCCAGCTGCTCACCCGGAGCATCCTGCGCGGGCGATCCGCCGCGGTCTTCGCCGTCGGCGCCGACCCCGATGCCGGCGACGTGCCGGGAACCCCGACCCCCCTCAACGAGCTGTGGCTGGAAGGCAGGCTGCATCGTGTCGACCTCGCCCCGCTCGACCCCGACACCTCCGAGCAGCTGCTCGCCGATTTCGTGGGCGCCGGCCTGCTCGACTCGGTCACGCGCCGCGTGCTGCACGTGAGAGCGCACGGCTCACGGCGGTTGCTGCGCGAACTCGCGTTCGACGCCGCCGCCGAGTCCGTCGCCGGGCGCGACCCGATCGCCCCCGGTCGTGAGCTCCCCGCGGGTTCGCGGGTGGGCGACGTGCTCGCCGCCGCCGTCGCCGACCTCGACGACGAGCAGCATCGTGCGCTCGCCGTCGTCGGACGGCTGCGAGGCATCGCCTCGGCGACCGCGTGCCGCTTCATCGACCCCGTCGTCATCGACTCGCTCGTGCTGCGCGGCGCGGTGCACGTCGACGACCGCCCCGACCGCGGCCTCTACGCCGACCCCTATCTCGCCGCAGCCTCGACGGCCCGCCTGGCGACCGGCCGTCTTGAGGTCGCCCTCGACGTCATCGTCACCAGGGCACTCGCCACCCCCGAGCACCCCAGGGGCGCGGCCCTCGACCGCCTGATCGCCGCCTCGTGGCACTCCGCCCGGCCTTCGACGCCCCCGCCCGAGAGCGTCGACCCCGAGACGAGACGACGCATCCTCGCCGGGGCCGCACACAGCGCCAACTCCGCGGGCAGGAGCGACCTCGCCCTGGCGTACACGGCGATGGCCCGCAGATATGGTGACCACGCCTCCTTGCGCCTCGAGGCATCGCGAGCCCGCGCGGGCCTGCAGGACTTCGCCGCGGCGTTCGCCGAGCTGACCGGCATCGACGCCGCCGGCGTCGCGGCCGCCGACCTGCGACGCATCGTGCGCTGGTGGGGCTCGCTCACGACCTGGCTGCCCGTCGAGGGCGTCGGGGCGTCGCTCACCGCCTGGCTCGAGGCGTCGGGGATCGATGACCCGAGCATCCTCTGCGAGATCGAGGTGCATCGCGCCGAGGCCGCCTGCCTCGCGATGGACTGGAGCACCGCGGTAGCGGTGGCTGATGCCGTGCTCGAGGTCGACGAGGTCCACACCCTCGCGCGGGTGCGCGCCGCGATCATGTCGGCGTTCGCCGACACGCAGCGCGGACGATTCGAGGAGGGCCTCGCGAAACTCGCGGCCGCCGACCGCGCCAACCGCGACCCGGTGACCGGAAGACCGGTGTCGCTGATGGTGGAACTCGCCCTGCTCTGCTTCGAGGGCGGCGCCGCCCTGGCCGCCGGCAGGGCGATGCCGGCGCACGCGCAGCGATTGAGAGCGGTGACACTGCTCGCCGCTCAGCGCGACGATCGGTCGAGCCTCTCCCTCGCGGGCGTCGCCGCCGCCGTCGTGCTCGGCATCGCGGCGCACGACCCCGACGTCACCGACCTCGAGCTCGAGGCGGCGCTGCGACGCCTCGAGCGCATCGAGCTCGCCGTCTGGCGGCCGCTGCTGGCCTACCTCAGGGTGACGGCGCTGGCGAGGAACGGGCGCGCCGACGACGCCAGGGCGGCGCTCGACGAGATCGACGACCAGCTGCTGTCGCACCATCTCATCTACCGCTATTCGCGCGAGACGACCGCGGCGGAGATCTCGCACCGGCCGGTGGGTCGTCGGCCGGTGGAGACGAAGACCTCGCCCGACACCTACTTTCCGAGACGTCGGGGATTCGCCCGCGGAGGCGGACCGGGCGAGCGGGCCCGGGCCGGGGTGCACCCCACCTCATCCGTCCCGCCGCGAGCGACCGTGACGCGGCCAGATCCCGCGGCCACGTCAGCCCCGGTGGGAGCACCGGCGGCAGCACCGGCACCCGCAGGCCAGGGCTCGGCCGACGAGGCCGGGCAGCGCGACGGTGCCCGCGCGATGGGCGCCGTGCTCACCGAGCGGGAACTCGAGGTGGCGCTGCTCGTGGCGCGACAGCTGAGCAACAAGGAGATCGCCCACCAGCTCTACCTCTCGGTGCGCACCGTCGAGTCCCACGTGTACACCGCCAGGGGGAAGCTGGGCGCGCGCACGCGCCGGGAGCTCGGCAGGATCGTCGCCGGGGCCGATGAGTCGCAGCGCAGCGGGGATGCTCCGGGCGGCGGGTAG
- a CDS encoding ExeM/NucH family extracellular endonuclease has translation MTQKSTRSLRAALTTIATGAVLAAPLVGVAAAAQASVDGTGVVINEAYLKGGSAGAPFSSKFVELYNPGAAAVSLDGWSLQYRSAGGEGTVNGVGLLSGSIAAGGYFLVAVQGNGATGAALPTPDLDLGSAITPSGTNGTLVLADVAEPLAPAPGSVTEAEGVVDLLGYGTSNTFEQAAAAVDGGNAVPNSLARTGFVDTDDNSADFASTATVTPQNSTGTGGPTEPEEPGDPTEHTIAELQGTGDASPFATPEKPPVTTTGVVTAAYATGGFRGYYIQTPGTGGAIDLATHTASDAIFVFSESTVGSVAVSDLVKVTGHVEEFNGLTEFVVTSAAGLEKLTDEVDPVAPATVALPREEAKRESLEGMLLAPQGEFTVSNTYSTNQYAEIGLASGSTPLITPTEIARPGTPDYTAAVAENAARAVTLDDGASINFLGSAANQALPLPYLTDDRSITVGSTATFTSPVIFDYRNNTWKFQPTTQLDAGDTLPATFSDVQPQAPDGVGGDIVIAGFNVLNYFTTTGDQLTGCTFYTDRDGNNVTVDEGCDARGAAEADDLERQQAKIVAAIDGLGADVVSLEEIENSVKFGKDRDEALSTLVDALNEGLAPAEQWAFVPSPAADQLPPLAAQDVIRTAFIYKKAVVEPVGASRVLLDAAFANARQPLAQEFIPAGGSDDDAFIAIVNHFKSKGSGSGADADQGDGQGGSNASRVAQAGALVAFSDELQTELGTDEVFLIGDFNAYSQEDPVKVITDAGYVDQGGKTGEYSYSFSGQSGSLDHIFASAAADAKVTGVDIWNINSGESIAKEYSRYNYNATDFYDESVFRSSDHDPVIVGYAVGDEPVEPVTDRVAGADRYATSVEASLEGFPEGADTVYVVSGEVYPDALSASPAAAKADAPILLTPQAQLPEGVRAEVERLDPESIVVVGGPNSVSAAVQTALGDIAPVTRIQGADRYETSRLVAQAAFPAGATQAVVAAGANFADALSAGAAIDGGGPVLLVDGTAGSLDAASASLVDELGLDEIAVAGGEKSVSAGIVSQLGTFADTVRLGGVDRYESSRLINAHFFESADRVVLATGVGFPDALSGSGLAPKLDAPLFTVPGDCVPAETLAQIDALGADRVTLLGGENTLTPAVAELTACATAAG, from the coding sequence ATGACGCAGAAGTCCACGAGGTCGCTCCGGGCGGCACTCACCACGATCGCCACCGGAGCCGTGCTCGCGGCACCGCTCGTCGGGGTCGCCGCGGCGGCCCAGGCCTCCGTCGACGGCACGGGTGTCGTCATCAACGAGGCCTACCTCAAGGGCGGCAGTGCAGGCGCCCCCTTCAGCTCGAAGTTCGTCGAGCTCTACAACCCCGGCGCCGCCGCCGTCTCGCTCGACGGATGGTCGCTGCAGTACCGCTCGGCCGGCGGCGAGGGAACGGTCAACGGCGTGGGGCTCCTCAGCGGGTCGATCGCCGCCGGCGGCTACTTCCTCGTGGCCGTGCAGGGCAACGGGGCCACGGGTGCCGCACTCCCCACGCCCGACCTCGATCTGGGCTCTGCCATCACCCCCTCCGGCACTAACGGCACCCTGGTCCTGGCCGACGTCGCGGAGCCGCTGGCCCCGGCCCCGGGCTCGGTCACCGAGGCCGAGGGCGTCGTCGATCTGCTGGGCTACGGCACCTCCAACACCTTCGAGCAGGCGGCAGCAGCGGTCGACGGCGGCAACGCCGTGCCGAACTCGCTCGCTCGCACCGGCTTCGTCGACACCGACGACAACTCCGCCGACTTCGCCTCCACCGCCACCGTCACGCCGCAGAACTCCACCGGCACGGGTGGTCCGACCGAGCCGGAGGAGCCGGGAGACCCGACCGAGCACACCATCGCCGAGCTCCAGGGCACCGGCGACGCGTCGCCGTTCGCCACCCCCGAGAAGCCCCCGGTCACGACGACCGGGGTGGTGACCGCCGCCTATGCCACCGGAGGGTTCCGGGGCTACTACATCCAGACCCCGGGCACGGGCGGCGCCATCGACCTCGCCACCCACACGGCGTCCGACGCGATCTTCGTCTTCTCCGAGTCGACGGTGGGCTCCGTCGCCGTGAGCGACCTCGTCAAGGTCACCGGTCACGTCGAGGAGTTCAACGGGCTGACCGAGTTCGTCGTCACCTCGGCGGCCGGGCTCGAGAAGCTCACCGACGAGGTCGACCCCGTCGCTCCCGCGACGGTCGCGCTGCCGCGCGAGGAGGCCAAGCGCGAGTCGCTCGAGGGCATGCTGCTTGCACCCCAGGGCGAGTTCACCGTGAGCAACACCTACTCCACCAACCAGTACGCCGAGATCGGCCTGGCCTCGGGCAGCACCCCGCTCATCACCCCCACCGAGATCGCGCGACCGGGCACCCCCGACTACACCGCCGCCGTGGCCGAGAACGCCGCCCGCGCCGTCACCCTCGACGACGGAGCGAGCATCAACTTCCTCGGCTCGGCCGCGAACCAGGCGCTGCCCCTCCCGTACCTCACCGACGACCGGTCGATCACGGTCGGCTCGACGGCGACCTTCACCTCGCCGGTCATCTTCGACTACCGCAACAACACCTGGAAGTTCCAGCCCACCACCCAGCTGGACGCGGGCGACACGCTGCCCGCGACCTTCAGCGACGTGCAGCCCCAGGCACCCGACGGGGTGGGCGGCGACATCGTGATCGCCGGCTTCAACGTGCTGAACTACTTCACCACGACGGGCGACCAGCTCACGGGCTGCACCTTCTACACCGACCGCGACGGCAACAACGTCACCGTCGACGAGGGCTGCGACGCCCGTGGCGCCGCCGAGGCAGACGACCTCGAGCGTCAGCAGGCGAAGATCGTAGCGGCGATCGACGGGCTCGGCGCCGACGTCGTCTCGCTCGAGGAGATCGAGAACTCGGTGAAGTTCGGCAAAGACCGCGACGAAGCCCTCTCCACCCTCGTCGACGCTCTGAACGAGGGCCTCGCGCCGGCCGAGCAGTGGGCGTTCGTGCCCTCGCCGGCGGCCGATCAGCTTCCCCCGCTCGCCGCTCAAGACGTCATCCGCACGGCTTTCATCTACAAGAAGGCCGTCGTGGAGCCCGTCGGCGCGTCGCGGGTGCTCCTCGACGCCGCCTTCGCCAACGCCAGGCAGCCGCTCGCCCAGGAGTTCATCCCCGCGGGTGGCAGCGACGACGACGCCTTCATCGCCATCGTCAACCACTTCAAGTCGAAGGGTTCGGGCAGCGGGGCCGACGCCGACCAGGGCGACGGGCAGGGCGGCTCCAACGCCTCCCGCGTGGCGCAGGCGGGTGCTCTCGTCGCGTTCTCCGACGAGCTGCAGACCGAGCTCGGCACCGACGAGGTCTTCCTCATCGGCGACTTCAACGCCTACTCGCAGGAAGACCCGGTGAAGGTCATCACCGACGCCGGCTACGTCGATCAGGGGGGCAAGACCGGCGAGTACAGCTACTCGTTCAGCGGCCAGAGCGGTTCGCTCGACCACATCTTCGCCTCGGCGGCCGCCGACGCCAAGGTGACCGGGGTCGACATCTGGAACATCAACTCCGGCGAGTCCATCGCGAAGGAGTACAGCCGGTACAACTACAACGCCACCGACTTCTACGACGAGAGCGTGTTCCGGTCGAGCGACCACGACCCGGTCATCGTGGGCTACGCCGTCGGAGACGAGCCCGTCGAGCCGGTCACCGATCGTGTCGCCGGAGCAGACCGCTACGCCACCTCGGTCGAGGCCTCGCTCGAGGGCTTCCCCGAGGGCGCCGACACGGTCTACGTGGTCTCGGGCGAGGTGTACCCCGACGCGCTGTCGGCATCGCCGGCCGCCGCGAAGGCCGACGCGCCCATCCTCCTCACCCCGCAGGCTCAGCTGCCCGAGGGCGTCCGCGCCGAGGTGGAGCGCCTCGACCCGGAGAGCATCGTCGTGGTGGGAGGACCGAACTCGGTGTCGGCCGCCGTGCAGACGGCGCTCGGCGACATCGCCCCGGTGACGCGCATCCAGGGTGCCGACCGCTACGAGACCTCGCGCCTGGTCGCCCAGGCGGCGTTCCCCGCCGGCGCCACTCAGGCCGTCGTGGCGGCAGGGGCCAACTTCGCCGACGCGCTCTCGGCGGGCGCCGCCATCGACGGAGGCGGGCCGGTGCTGCTCGTCGACGGCACGGCGGGCTCGCTCGACGCGGCTTCCGCGTCGCTGGTCGACGAGCTCGGGCTCGACGAGATCGCCGTGGCGGGCGGGGAGAAGTCGGTCTCGGCCGGCATCGTGAGCCAGCTCGGCACCTTCGCCGACACCGTGCGACTCGGCGGCGTCGACCGCTACGAGTCGTCGCGACTCATCAACGCCCACTTCTTCGAGTCGGCCGACCGGGTCGTGCTGGCCACGGGTGTGGGCTTCCCCGACGCGCTGTCGGGGTCGGGTCTCGCCCCGAAGCTCGACGCCCCGCTGTTCACGGTTCCAGGCGACTGCGTGCCGGCCGAGACGCTCGCCCAGATCGACGCCCTCGGCGCCGACCGGGTGACCCTCCTCGGCGGCGAGAACACGCTCACGCCGGCCGTCGCCGAGCTCACCGCCTGCGCGACGGCAGCCGGGTGA
- a CDS encoding cell wall-binding repeat-containing protein: MRLGGVDRYESSRLINAHFFESANRVFLATGESFPDALSGSGLAPKVDAPLFTVPGTCVPADTLAQITALGATQVTLLGGDLTLSPAVAELTACAAG; encoded by the coding sequence GTGCGCCTCGGCGGTGTCGACCGCTACGAGTCGTCGCGCCTCATCAACGCGCACTTCTTCGAGAGCGCGAACCGTGTGTTCCTCGCCACGGGTGAGAGCTTCCCCGACGCCCTCTCAGGCTCGGGCCTCGCACCGAAGGTCGACGCACCGCTGTTCACCGTGCCGGGCACCTGCGTGCCGGCCGACACGCTCGCGCAGATCACCGCGCTGGGCGCCACGCAGGTCACCCTGCTGGGTGGCGACCTCACCCTCTCGCCGGCGGTGGCCGAGCTCACCGCCTGCGCAGCGGGCTAG
- a CDS encoding Fur family transcriptional regulator has product MATDLETRIRDAGLRVTGQRLAVLTALERAPHADADTVHRAVQRELPGTSLQAVYVVLNALATAGLIRRIEPAGSPALYERRIGDNHHHVVCTSCGAVADVDCVHGAAPCLAPSSTGGFVIDTAEVTFWGLCPACQPQQHRPAHERRADQQTHHVTSYGTED; this is encoded by the coding sequence ATGGCCACCGATCTGGAGACGCGCATCCGCGATGCGGGCCTCAGGGTCACCGGCCAGCGACTGGCGGTGCTCACCGCCCTCGAGCGCGCGCCGCACGCCGACGCCGACACGGTGCACCGCGCCGTGCAGAGGGAGCTTCCGGGCACCTCTCTGCAGGCCGTCTACGTCGTGCTGAACGCGCTCGCGACCGCGGGGCTCATCAGGCGCATCGAGCCCGCGGGCTCGCCGGCGCTCTACGAGCGGCGCATCGGTGACAACCACCACCACGTGGTGTGCACCTCGTGCGGAGCCGTCGCCGACGTCGACTGCGTGCACGGGGCGGCGCCCTGTCTCGCGCCGTCGTCGACAGGCGGCTTCGTCATCGACACCGCCGAGGTCACCTTCTGGGGCCTGTGCCCCGCCTGCCAGCCGCAGCAGCACCGACCGGCGCACGAGCGCCGGGCAGATCAGCAGACACACCACGTCACGTCATACGGAACCGAGGACTAG